A portion of the Manduca sexta isolate Smith_Timp_Sample1 chromosome 20, JHU_Msex_v1.0, whole genome shotgun sequence genome contains these proteins:
- the LOC115443517 gene encoding WAP four-disulfide core domain protein 5, with protein MSRFFVMFFLASFLVALSASMPDSDVQASSVKAGQCPPNDVISICMMDESACFSDSECPDSSKCCSWGCGRKCVPAV; from the exons ATGTCTCGTTTCTTTGTCATGTTCTTCCTcg CTTCATTCCTCGTTGCGCTGTCAGCATCCATGCCTGACAGTGACGTTCAGGCTAGCA gCGTGAAAGCTGGCCAATGCCCTCCTAATGATGTCATATCAATTTGTATGATGGATGAATCAGCGTGCTTCAGCGACAGCGAATGCCCTGACTCCTCTAAATGCTGCTCCTGGGGCTGTGGACGGAAATGTGTTCCTGCTGTTTGA
- the LOC115443520 gene encoding perlwapin-like protein isoform X3, translated as MSRFFVMFFLASFLVALSASMPDSDIQASSVKLGQCPTNDVISTCVVDESACLGDNECPGSSKCCAWGCGRKCVPAV; from the exons ATGTCTCGTTTCTTTGTCATGTTCTTCCTcg CTTCATTCCTCGTTGCGCTGTCAGCATCCATGCCTGACAGTGACATTCAGGCTAGCA gtgtAAAACTTGGCCAGTGCCCTACTAATGATGTCATATCAACTTGTGTGGTGGATGAATCAGCGTGCTTGGGCGACAACGAGTGCCCTGGCTCTTCTAAATGCTGTGCCTGGGGCTGTGGGCGGAAATGTGTCCCTGCTGTTTGA
- the LOC115443520 gene encoding WAP four-disulfide core domain protein 5 isoform X2 produces MSRFFVMFFLASFLVALSASMPDSDIQASSVKAGQCPPNDVISICMMDESACFSDSECPDSSKCCSWGCGRKCVAAV; encoded by the exons ATGTCTCGTTTCTTTGTCATGTTCTTCCTcg ctTCATTCCTCGTTGCGCTGTCAGCATCCATGCCTGACAGTGACATTCAGGCTAGCA gCGTGAAAGCTGGCCAGTGCCCTCCTAATGATGTCATATCAATTTGTATGATGGATGAATCAGCGTGCTTCAGCGACAGCGAATGCCCTGACTCCTCTAAATGCTGCTCCTGGGGCTGTGGGCGGAAATGTGTCGCTGCTGTTTGA
- the LOC115443521 gene encoding WAP four-disulfide core domain protein 5-like isoform X1 has product MSRFFVFFFLASFLVALSASMPSDDGQGSRVKAGECPSDVGIISTCTNTCKFDYNCPDSSKCCRWGCAWHCVPAVNN; this is encoded by the exons ATGTCTCGTTTCTTTGTCTTCTTCTTCCTCG CTTCATTCCTCGTTGCGCTGTCAGCATCCATGCCTAGCGATGACGGTCAAGGTAGCA gAGTGAAAGCTGGCGAATGCCCCTCTGATGTTGGTATCATATCAACTTGCACGAACACATGCAAATTCGACTACAACTGCCCTGACTCTTCTAAATGCTGCCGCTGGGGCTGTGCGTGGCATTGTGTCCCTGCTGTCAACAACTAA
- the LOC115443521 gene encoding WAP four-disulfide core domain protein 2-like isoform X2, with translation MSRFFVFFFLASFLVALSASMPSDDGQGRVKAGECPSDVGIISTCTNTCKFDYNCPDSSKCCRWGCAWHCVPAVNN, from the exons ATGTCTCGTTTCTTTGTCTTCTTCTTCCTCG CTTCATTCCTCGTTGCGCTGTCAGCATCCATGCCTAGCGATGACGGTCAAGGTA gAGTGAAAGCTGGCGAATGCCCCTCTGATGTTGGTATCATATCAACTTGCACGAACACATGCAAATTCGACTACAACTGCCCTGACTCTTCTAAATGCTGCCGCTGGGGCTGTGCGTGGCATTGTGTCCCTGCTGTCAACAACTAA
- the LOC115443526 gene encoding WAP four-disulfide core domain protein 12, producing MSRYFLIFFLASFVVAMVASMPNDDVLARSAKPGNCPSDEGWASICTNTCFRDSDCPDDRKCCLFGCAHHCVDPDFN from the exons ATGTCTCGCTACTTTCTCATCTTCTTCCtcg CTTCATTCGTCGTTGCAATGGTAGCATCCATGCCCAACGATGACGTCCTGGCTCGCt CTGCAAAGCCTGGAAATTGCCCCTCTGACGAGGGTTGGGCATCAATTTGCACGAACACCTGCTTTAGAGACTCTGACTGCCCCGACGACCGCAAATGCTGCCTCTTCGGTTGTGCGCATCATTGTGTTGATCCAGATTTTAACTAA
- the LOC115443499 gene encoding nigwaprin-b, with protein MVFKRKNILFFNIFFPKVEGDSPVTNMSRFFVMFCLASFLVALSASMPDSDIQASSVKAGQCPPNDVISICMIDGSECYSDSECPDSSKCCEWGCARKCVPAV; from the exons atggtatttaagcgcaagaacattttatttttcaatatattctTCCCTAAAGTCGAAGGAGACTCACCCGTTACAAACATGTCTCGTTTCTTTGTCATGTTCTGCCTcg CTTCATTCCTCGTTGCGCTGTCAGCATCCATGCCTGACAGTGACATTCAGGCTAGCA GTGTGAAAGCTGGCCAGTGCCCTCCTAATGATGTCATATCAATCTGTATGATAGATGGATCAGAGTGCTACAGCGACAGCGAGTGCCCTGACTCCTCTAAATGCTGTGAGTGGGGCTGTGCGCGTAAATGTGTCCCTGCTGTTTGA
- the LOC115443501 gene encoding WAP four-disulfide core domain protein 18: MSRYFLVFVALIVVVAVSAPGTDAQVKSGSCPPVDPDAYGPCVEACSGDGSCPGNQKCCSNGCGHTCSPPIKIIPL, translated from the exons ATGTCACGTTATTTCCTAGTATTTG tcgCACTTATTGTCGTCGTGGCAGTAAGCGCTCCTGGTACTGACGCTCAAG TCAAGTCAGGCAGCTGCCCGCCAGTGGATCCTGACGCGTATGGCCCATGCGTGGAGGCGTGTTCTGGCGATGGCAGCTGTCCAGGGAACCAGAAGTGCTGCAGTAACGGATGCGGACACACCTGCAGTCCTCCTATAAAGATTATACCTCTCTAA
- the LOC115443521 gene encoding waprin-Lio1-like isoform X3 has product MSRFFVFFFLASFLVALSASMPSDDGQGVKAGECPSDVGIISTCTNTCKFDYNCPDSSKCCRWGCAWHCVPAVNN; this is encoded by the exons ATGTCTCGTTTCTTTGTCTTCTTCTTCCTCG CTTCATTCCTCGTTGCGCTGTCAGCATCCATGCCTAGCGATGACGGTCAAG gAGTGAAAGCTGGCGAATGCCCCTCTGATGTTGGTATCATATCAACTTGCACGAACACATGCAAATTCGACTACAACTGCCCTGACTCTTCTAAATGCTGCCGCTGGGGCTGTGCGTGGCATTGTGTCCCTGCTGTCAACAACTAA
- the LOC115443520 gene encoding perlwapin-like protein isoform X1 translates to MSRFFVMFFLASFLVALSASMPDSDIQASSVKLGQCPTNDVISTCVVDESACLGDNECPGSSKCCAWGCGRKCVPAV, encoded by the exons ATGTCTCGTTTTTTTGTCATGTTCTTCCTCG CTTCATTCCTCGTTGCGCTGTCAGCATCCATGCCTGACAGTGACATTCAGGCTAGCA gtgtAAAACTTGGCCAGTGCCCTACTAATGATGTCATATCAACTTGTGTGGTGGATGAATCAGCGTGCTTGGGCGACAACGAGTGCCCTGGCTCTTCTAAATGCTGTGCCTGGGGCTGTGGGCGGAAATGTGTCCCTGCTGTTTGA